CATTCCTCACTGCCTCCCTGATCATCCTATGTAGCACATCAACAACTAGCACAAACAAAAACGGCGATAAAGGGTTTCCTTATCATAGTCCCCTTTCTATCTTGAAAGGCTTAGTGGGGGACCCATTTATCAAAACCGACATAGACGCAGAGCAGACACACTCCTTAATCCACCCCCTCCATATATCGCCGAAGCCCATCTTCTGCAAAACAATATCCACAAAGCTCTATTTGACCCGGTCATATGCCTTTTGAAAATCAAGTTTAATAATCGCGCCACTCTTCTTCCTAGCCTTCAGCCACTGCACAGTCTCACAGGCTATCAATGCCCCATCATGAATTTTCTTGCCCTTCACAAACGCACTCTGTGTCTCTCCCACTAACCCTGGCATAACCTTCCTCATTCTCCGAACCAATACCTTAGATATGACCTTATACACACAACCCACCATACTAATCGGCCTGAGGTCTTTTATTTCTTTAGCCCCAACAAACTTCGGCGCCAGCGCCACCCAAGTGATATTCGAATCTCTAGGTAACCTAGAAGACCGAAAAAATCCAAGACTGCTCCAGTAAACTCCTGCCCAACTTCTTCCCAACACTTCTTGATGAAATTCATATTATATCCGTCACTTTCTGGTGCTTTTGTTGACTCGCAATCCCGTACTGCCTGCTTTATCTCTTCAACAGATGGCATCAACTTCAGTTCTATTACCTCTTCCATATCTATCTGCATTACTAACCCATCCCGAAAGCCTACGTTAGGTGACACCTCCTGTTGGTACAAGTCCTTGTAGAAATCTCTTATAGCCATCTTAATCCTGCCTTGATTCCTCACTACTCTTCCATGAATCATTAAAGCATCAATCCGATTGTTCTTCCTTCGAGATGAGGCTAAATTATGAAAGTACCGAGTATTTTTGTCCATCTCCTTTGCATGCCTGGATCTTGACATCTGCTTCCAATGTACCTCCTTCCTGATATACCACCTCTTACAAGAGCTGACCAGtgccttccttcttgcttccaAGGTTCCATCATGCACTCCTTTACTGACCATATCATCTACTTTCTTGATCTCCTCCTCAAACTTTTTAATCCTCATGTCCATAGACCCAAAATTCTCTCTATGTCATCTGCCCAAAGGAATCGTCATGGCCTTTAACTTGTCCAGGAACCGCACCTCTCCTAGGCTTCTCCACTCCTCCTTGAACCCTCCATGAGTGAACCATGAATCAAGACTTCAAAAAGGTCTTGGCCCCCTTCCGACCCTTGCAGCTTCCATCACCACTGGGCAATGATCCGATAACCCTCTTGGACCACCTCGTAGCCTTGTATCAGGAAACTCTTCTAGCCATTCCAAAGTAACCAACATTCTATCAATGCGGCTACAAGATTGGCCCCTGAACCAGGTAAACAGGCGGTCAGATAAGTCTAAGTCCACTAGTTCCATATCCTGAATCCAAGATTTAAAGTCCGTTGCCGACCCCGTCAAAGTAGTAGCCCCTTTTCGCTCTTTCACTTTAACGACCTCATTAAAGTCTCCCATAAAGCAAACAGGTACTTGACATAACCCAAATAAAAAGCTCAGCTCTTCCCACACAACCAACTTTTCATTCCTAGTATGCGCACCATACACTAAACAAATAGCACACGAAAACAATGCTTGATCAGCTCCCCATCCACGCACAACCATCTATCTCCTTTATAACAGTTGCCTATCTTTAAAACTGTTTCATCCCACATCAACAATAGACCGCCTGAAGCACCTTCCGCCCCGACATACTCCCATCCTACCACATCATTTTTCCACAATTGCACAACATCAAATTTAGTTACTACCTCTCTTTTAGTTTCTACCAGGCCTAGaatatgtatattaaaatttcGCCTAAAGGTTTTCACCATACTCAATTTTCCAACTCCTGCCAACCCCCTAACATTCCAAGAGCTAAAAATCATTTAAAACTAGCTATACACACCTTACTCCGATTTTTTGGGCGACTTCTTCTAGCTTTCTCCTTTTGCTTTGCTTGCCTTTTCTTCTGGGCTATTGCCTCATTCTGTACCTGCAGTACTGCCATAATATCATCTTCCTCGTTGTACTGAACCGCTCCATATTCAACTGCCAGGTCCCAAGCCTTCCTGTTCTCTTGCATGTCATTCTCATGTTTATTTTCAGACTCTTCCATGCCAGTATCACTGTCAGCATCCAGTGTTGCATCCCTCAGGTCCTCTGGCTCCCCCTTGCACCATCCTCCTTTACCTCCGCCGTTACTGTCAGACCTTGGCCTTCCAAACTGTCTGATCCTTTAACCGGTCGAACCCTTTTCGAACATTTTTTGTACGGACCGCAACCTGTCCTTATCCCCTCCCCTGGCAAATCACAACCCCATTCCCCCTTCTGCATGTCGACGAGCTCAAGAGGACCCACCAACCCAGACGAGACCTCCCCTCTCAGCCTCGCCATCTCCAAGCCACCATCAATACGCTGCGTCCTTGCCGCACTCGACCCACCGAATTCATCACCGCACCCTACTACGTCATTCAATTCGCGCCGCGCCTCACTCGCATCTGTACTTTTCCTGTACAAACTGCTGATCTCAGCCCCAGGAGCCCTACAATCACTTTCATAGTCTCAGGATAAGGTTCGACCTGAATCTTCTTCCGCAATATTAGGTAGCAATCCTACACCGTCAACCGTTGTCTCTTTAAATCCCTTGTTTGTTGTTGTTGCCTTTTAGAATTCAAAAATCCGGTACTCCATTCATTCAAAATCTCCGAGGGTATTACCATTCTGCCCTCCTCCTGCTGTTCTTCATCCCTTGCCACCATGACAACCATCTCCACCTTCGCTTCCTGTCCCACTACCTATACGTGACTACATTCCCCAGCATCATAGGCGCTGACGAGCATGGGCCCACGATTTCCGGCCACGACATCCTTCAACATACAACCCGGTAAGGCCCAAGCATTACTTCCCGCCTCCTtaaccaccacatcaaacccAGCCGTGCCTACAATGAGATGGATTCTTTCACTAATGGCATCAAGCCGAAACGTATCAATCAGCACACGCCCCACGCTAAATGACATAAGAGAAATTGTCGCAGCATCACATGACACCACCTCACCCCACTGTTCACCACCGTCTAACACTACTGAAGAATGTTAAAAGGCAATCCAGTTTCAGAGCAAGAGCCTCTTCCACACTACAAAGGCTATCAAAAACTAATAAAGCTTTATACGCCCCCATCAATCTTTACTACGTTAGGCCAATTCATCCGAACTGTTGCAGTCAACAAATGAAAATCTATCACAAAAGTTGTCATCCCAATAATACTCCTATTTAGCCAATCCAAATTAGTGGTATCCGCAGAGACCCGAATTTCCTTTACCGATGAGTCCCTTACATGATTACAAGCCTTCACGTCGTCCACAAGATAATAAGGTTTGCTACCAATAAACCCACGAGTAGCCTCTCCAATTTCTGTGCACCTTCTTTCATATACTTGCTCTTTATCTTGTCCGGAGGATTTTTCGTCATCAACCCTACCGTCCACCGCATTCTTTCTTGTACCTCTGGTGTCTACCGCAGTCTTCCCCTTGGAGGTATCCCTCCTGTACTTAGCCTCCCTTACAAAAATCTCCTTCTGAGATACCCTTCATAGTGTACCTGATGAACGCAAAAAGGTATACATTACCatttctcatttttcttgagaGATAGATGTCATTGATCCTTTCCGTCCATGCAAAACAATTGAAACAACTGCATCGATATATCTCCCGGTAGCCTATCCACAAAGAGGTAAAAGAATCTTGTTCCAATCTAACATATTCTTCTCGGTTCCAAACCCTAGGATCCTTGGCTTGAGGTTGCAGTTGACGAGCCCTACCCGCCCGGTGTTTCCCCAATTTCCTCTCTCGCTCTCTCTCATACTATGTACTATGTACTCTCTATGTACTCCTAAAATCAAACTATGTACAATTTGGCAAGGATTTTAACTGATAATATACATTTGTCTTGGAATGAAAAAGTCATGAGTTATGAATTATGATCAACACTAAtcgcaaaaaataaaaagtaatgaATAACTATGTGGAGATTTAAACTTTTTAGAGGAATCAAGCAATATAAATATCAAGAGAATATCTTGGACATGATTAATAAGCCTAACATCATAGTTGTAAgaaccggaccggaccggccgaTCGACCGGAAAACCGGTGAACCGGACCTAGAACCAGTCCGGTTGAGTGATGTAACCGAATAAGGAATAGAACCGTTCTAAACCGGGTTGAACCGGCCGGTTTTGATGAAAACCGGAAAACTGGCGGTTTCTGGTTAACCGACCGGttcagaaattttttttttattctttttccaaaacgacgtcgttttggtttttttttttttaaaaaaaaaagaaaagcccTACGGGCTACCACCCCCACACCCCACCCGATCCCACTCATCCCAGTTTCCAGTTCCAATTTCCCTCCCCTTTTGGCTATTCCCCCCAACCCTAACGGCGAAACCCTACCAGCCCTCCGCCAGTCCGCCACCCTCGCCTCACTCACCCAGCCCCAGCCCGTCATCCTCTTCGTCTCACCGCCGGTCTGAGCTCTGAAGAAACCAACTCAGCCCGTCATCCTCTCCGAAGTCCGAACAGCAGACCCGCCACCCGCGAACTCGCCGGTCGGCCGCGCGCAGTCGAACTCGCCAGTCGCCATTCCAGCGCCGCCGCCCTCGCTTAGTCGCCCTTCCCGTCGCCCTTCTGCTCTAGTGCTACTGCTCTGTGACTCTGTCAACAGGTAAGATCCACTGCTCCAGTTCTGTAATCTGCTTCTGCTCTGTTCTGCACTTGAAGTTTCATGATTGTTGTGTACACTCTGCTCTGTTCTGTTACTGTAAGTTCTGTTAAGCTGAATTTCCTTGTTGACTCTGCTCTGTTCTGTTACTGTAAGTTCTGTCAAGCTGAATTTCCTTGTTGAATATGCTTGTTGAAATTTGAAACTGTTGAATACATTACACTTGATACTTGTTGTGATTTCCTTGTTGAATATGCTTGTTGAATATGCTTGTAATTGAATATGCTTGTTGAATATGCTTGTAATTTCCTTGTTGAATATGCTTGTAATTTGAAACTGTTGGATACTTGGATTAGGACATGAAATATAAAACTGTTGGCTGTTGCATTTTTCATGTTATGTAAATCAAATTTTCATGTAAATCAATTTATGTTTTGTTGATTTGTACTGGAAATATGAAAGTGTTGGATTATATGCTTGATTTGAATCATGTCTTGCTGAATATGGAATTTAACTATTTAAGAATTCAATTTAAGGTTGCTGTCTTGCTGAATAGGGAATAGGAACTAGGGAATTCAAAATGAAACCAATCGGGATGTAGCTCCACATTTGTCAGATGAAGAGCAACTTGCCGACTTCAAAATCACTCCTTGGATTTAGTTTATCGGTTTATGAGTTGTTATCCATTTGTGTTTAATTAAGATACTAATGTACTAGTACTAAGAACTAACTACTTTCATGTTTATCTttgtattaattatatttagacTTTGAAACTTGGTTGTTTTTAAAATGTTGGTGAAGAACTAACGAtatgtattttgaatttattaagtTTATgactatttttagtattttatattttttattcatgtgAAACCGGTTTTATCGGTTCAACCAACGGTTTATCGGTTGAACCAataaaccagtgaaccagtaaCCTGACCGGTTCGATCACCGGTCCGGTTCTTACAACTATGCCTAACATTCCTCCATTTGTTTTGAGGAACAAACTCTCACCTAATTAGCAGTGCAACATGAGTGCTTCAACAAACCTTTATCTCCCTCTTTCACATTGTAAACTCATTGGATACCTTAACTTGAATTTTCATATTTACTGACGGTAAAAGAATCTTGTTACAATTTAACATATTCTTCTCGATTCCAAACCCTAGGATCCTTGGCTTGAGGTTGCAGTTGACGAGCCCTACCCCGCCCGGTGTTTCCCCAATTTCCTCTCTCGCTCTCTCTCATACTATGTATCATGTACATTTTGACAAGGATTTTAACTGATAATATACATTTATCTTGGCATGAAAAAGTTATGAGTTATGAATTATGATCAATACTAATGGCAAAAAACAAAAGGTAATGAATAACTATGTGGAGATTTAAACTTTTTAGAGGAATCAAGCAATATAAATATAAGAGAATATCTTGGACATGATCAATAAGCCTAACATTCCTCTATTTGTTTTGAGGAACAAACTCTCACTTAATTAGCACTGCAACATGAGTGCTTCAACAAACCTTTATATCCCTCTTCTACATTGTAAACTCATTGGATACCTACTGAGTTCATActtattgggttgcctcctcgTACTATGAGTATGAGGCCTTTGAATGTTTTATTTTGCTATGCTGTTACATAATAATATGATATTTGTGcaatctttaataaaataaatattagttTCTATTTAGTTCATAAACTCTGCAACTGCTAGACACAATCACACAATAACTTGAATTTTCATATCTAATATATCTCCCGGTAGCCTATCCACAAAGACGGTAAAAGAATCTTGTTACAATCTAACATATTCTTCTCGATTCCAAATCCTAGGATCCTTGGCTTGAAGTTGCAGTTGACGAGTCCTACCCCGTCCTCAATTTCCTCTCTCGCTCTCTCTCATACTATGTATTATGTACTCTCTATGTACTCCTAAAATCAAATCATGTACATTTTGGCAAGGATTTTAACTGATAATATACATTTATCTTGGCATGAAAAAGTTATGAGTTATGAATTATGATCAATACTAATGGCAAAAAACAAAAGGTAATGAATAACTATGtgaagatttaaattttttagaggAATCAAGCAATATAAATATCAAGAGAATATCTTGGACATGATCAATAAGCCTAACATTCCTCTATTTGTTTTGAGGAACAAACTCTCACCTAATTAGCACTGCAACATGAGTGCTTCAACAAACCTTTATATCCCTCTTCCACATTGTAAACTCATTGGATACCTACTGAGTTCATACTTACTGGGTTGCCTCCTCGTACTATGAGTACGAGGTCTTTGAATGTTTTATTTTGCTATGCTGTTACAAAATAATATGATATTTGTGCAATCTTTAATAAAATAGATATTAGTTTCTATTTAGTTCATAAACTCTGCAACTGCTAGACACAATCACACAATAACTTGAATTTTCATATCTAATATATCTTCCGGTAGCCTATCCACAAAGACGGTAAAAGAATCTTGTTACAATCTAACATATTCTTCTCGATTCCAAATCCTAGGATCCTTGACTTGAAGTTGCAGTTGACGAGTCCTACCCCGTCCCCAATTCCCTCTCTCGCTCTCTCTCATACTATATATTATGTACTCTCTATGTACTCCTAAAATAAAACCATGTACAATTTGACAAGGATTTTAACTGATAATATACATTTATCTTGACATGAAAAAGTCATGAGTTATGAATTATGATCAATATTAATggcaaaaaacaaaaagtaatgaATAACTATGTGAAGATTTAAACTTTTTAGAGAAATCAAGCAATATAAATATCAAGAGAATATCTTGAACATGATTAATAAGCCTAACATTCCTCCATTTGTTTTGAGAAACAAACTCTCACCTAATTAGCAGTGCAACATGAGTGCTTCAACAAACCTTTATAATTATTACACGCCATATCACATTATAATTATTGCACACCACCATTTTTACTTCCATTCATAAATTAATTTCTGACACCACTATGCTAGATATTCGATCCATTATCAATTAACTAATTgggagtggatcctctccagtgaaaaaaaaattagatggTGTCAATTGTGATCTCTCACCCTTCAATGTTCTCTCTCTCATATTTAATTTTGGCCCCACTTATAAAGTTAATGGTGGGAGATCACACTGCATTTCCTCAATTGTTTAAAAAAACCGGAGAGGATCCATTTCCTTAACTAATTTGAAACCTGCATTTACTGCTACCATTCTCTttccctttttatcttttattttttttctcattattTTTTAGGGTGGTGGAACTCATGGGAAGGGGGGTTTTGTTggttttttttcctattttttccttttgatgttgattaattatatttcttctcaaaaccatttttattttactcaaattaaaaattaattcgttacaatttaaattttatttaataatttgttaatagacaataaattattgtatatataatgtaaaatttaaatttttaacactttttttattagataaatTAAGTAACATATGACCAACTTAAATTAGTTCgagactttttatttttcatcaatAAGATGACTAcgattatttataaaaaaaaagacaccatatataaatataaagacACAAAATTGTATTTAACATGTGAGATATGGACAAAATAACATTGTATCATGAAAcactaaattaatatattttatattttttctgacaaaaaatataaaagatattgAATggagacacaacttatttttttaaattatcactattaaaattttataattatattttttttctaaattttatgtgaaaaaaatgaaactaaatcaaactttttattatttattctatctTATATTTAGTTCATCACTCactatcaaataaaatataaaaatattagtttttatatttttcttatttatattatattttttaatattattctgTCTTGTTTTTGAAACTAAACtcaatcttttttcttttttggtgaTTAAACTAAACGCaatctattatattattatgcTTAATGTGATCGGCCTGAATAAGCCCATTATTATATTGTATAGCCCAACAGAGTTCATATGATTTTTTGGTACATCTAAATATATTTtgataagaatttaattaataagtTTTTCTGATGTAGTTGATGCTTTAATTATAGAGATATATCTTGTTTAATTAggtgaatatttttttaataaaatgcaCATGCAAATATATAAGAAATTTTCAATGCATTGATGATATATATTTAAGTCCTACTAATTTGAGTTTGGCATTTTTTACATTAGTTCTAATGAAGCATATTCTTCATTGTCTATCTCCAAAAACCGAACATATTTTATTAGATTGCAAAATTTTGTTCGTTCTAGTCAACTGCACtaattttccctttttttttttaataatagtaTCAGGATCAATTATCATGTTTGTATATTTGGGAGGAAGTATAATCCTGTAACTATAATATGTGCTAAAAATTTAATTCAAGAAATTAGTACTAATGTTCTCAAACTTgatatatacaataaaatttaattaatcaataaacTGTTCTTGCTACCACGACTCATGTACGTATTGAACTAACTCACAATTAAAATAGTCACCGATGAAATTTGATACCGGTAGTAAAAGTTTCAAACCATAAtgtagattttaattttattctcaaTATTCATTTggagagtttttttttttttagtagtTAATTCGCAAACCTAATTGAACCATGAACTATTCTTTAATTGTAGTGGGTTGATGGATATTAAATTTATCTAAAATAAATACAGCACGGCTCGAAATTAgtctctaaattttttttagtggcTACTTTAGTTTTTGCTCTTTGCTTATTAGTCAttaatttctgaatttttaaGTTGATGTGAAATTTGTTACCTTTTTTAAATATAAGGTTTGGTAGTTTGAAATTAGAATGCCCACGTTTACCGGTTTTTGCTCTTTTCATTAAGCAGTTGAAGCTAAATATTCGGGTCATACATGgatactattttaaaaaatgcactttatcaaaaataaaaaaaatttaaaaaactggTTAAGTCACCAAAAAATAAATCAGGTATAATAAGGAATAAAATTCTGGTAAAAGATCATTCATTTGCTCATTTATTATAATACATTTTAGAGAAGTTCTTTTGTTTACTTCTTCATATTTGatgattagttttttttatagaattaaatatgtataaagtatcatttatattttttaaaacaaattattatatattttaggtagttttaataaatttttaatatgaaatatttaaaatttattaatgaataaattttaatagaacattattttattatttacattTAATACAATATGATAAATacgaaaaaatattaaatgcaAGTTTTATTATGAAAACGAATTAAATGCTCTTGTTCTTGTACAGTTGtacatgaagaaaaaaaaaacctaatatGGTATAATACTACGACCGTTTCTTGCACGTATGATATATCATCTTAAATTATAAGAGACATATGGACGTATAAATTTATACAACTATTTGCATTAagtaatgaataaaaatatattttattatatggtgttaatatttaatttgatctCTGAAAtttgaggtaaaatttttaaaattacaattGATTCAATTCGACtcttaaaatttataatagtaATTCACGTTTGTTTTAAACTGATTTTTATAAATGGCGTGTTAATTTTACGTGTTAACTTGTTAATATTTAGACTTATCATCTAAAATATATGTGACTAAAATTTATTAGATTTCctaaaaatttaattagttCCCCAAAATCCTCATAAAGAGATTATAATAAtaagtttaatttaaaaaaaatatataggtAAACAATATATATGTTGAACAACGTAAACAGTAgtttaaaatagaaataatttaaattaaattaataattaattaatagatttatttaaatttttaaatttaaataattaagattaattaGTAACGTATTCTAGAACACAGCGTAATCCCTTCTCTCTAATTGCACGGTCGTGACCACACGCAGTGTCCATCACTATCAGAAAAAACGCCAACCCAAGGTGATCGACGAAATCACAATTACCGCCAAGCCATAAGCTCGTAACCCCGCAAACGTTGCTGACTGCCTGACTTGTATTCCCTTGCTGACGCCACAACTgatgttaataaaatttttgaaattttaataaatctTGATTATAATCTAGgcaaaaaattattcaaatcaCAATAAATTAATGTACTAAATTAATACGTTcgttaacaaaaattaatttaataattaacgTGAGTTGTGATTATAAATTTTGGGATTCAATTTAAATCCATTAAAATTATAAGAATCaaattatatctaattttaaattttaagaatcaaattaaatattactTCAATCTAATATGATATATTAATATTGTGCTTAATTAAATTTTGACATtctatcttaaattttttgtctttatatattttatattcatttaaattatttattactctcttaaaattttaa
The genomic region above belongs to Arachis stenosperma cultivar V10309 chromosome 5, arast.V10309.gnm1.PFL2, whole genome shotgun sequence and contains:
- the LOC130981488 gene encoding uncharacterized protein LOC130981488, with translation MRIKKFEEEIKKVDDMVSKGVHDGTLEARRKALVSSCKRWYIRKEVHWKQMSRSRHAKEMDKNTRYFHNLASSRRKNNRIDALMIHGRVVRNQGRIKMAIRDFYKDLYQQEVSPNVGFRDGLVMQIDMEEVIELKLMPSVEEIKQAVRDCESTKAPESDGYNMNFIKKCWEEVGQEFTGAVLDFFGLLGYLEIRISLGWRWRRSLLGLKK